The Carnobacterium sp. 17-4 genome has a window encoding:
- the menA gene encoding 1,4-dihydroxy-2-naphthoate polyprenyltransferase yields MSIKTFFTLVEIQTKLASLFPFLLGTLFTAYYFNAFNFVNTLLFFIAMLIFDMATTAINNLMDYQKAKDKGYRDEVNVIGQEKISEKLVIRLIIGMVIIAMLLGFWLVYRTNIVLLIIGALCFFIGIFYTFGPVPISRMPLGEPISGLTMGFGIFFIAAFVNVGELSLLSLVFKGQLFLLEGNMVSVLVLFFVSLPTVFLIANIMLANNTCDLEQDILNHRYTLPFYIGKKRAVQLFNALVYMSYVVIVLAVLMGLLHPILLLLLVTLIPMKKNLAAYNNKQVKSETFVIAIKNIILFSASEVVLLAISLVFK; encoded by the coding sequence ATGTCGATAAAGACCTTTTTTACATTAGTAGAGATTCAAACAAAGTTAGCAAGTCTATTTCCTTTTTTATTAGGAACATTATTTACAGCTTATTATTTCAACGCGTTTAACTTTGTTAATACACTTCTATTCTTTATAGCGATGTTAATTTTTGACATGGCAACAACAGCTATTAATAATTTGATGGATTATCAAAAAGCTAAAGATAAGGGCTACCGAGATGAAGTAAACGTTATTGGACAAGAAAAAATTTCAGAAAAACTCGTTATTCGTCTCATTATCGGAATGGTGATTATTGCAATGCTGCTAGGCTTTTGGCTAGTCTATAGAACCAATATCGTGTTGCTGATAATAGGAGCCCTCTGTTTCTTTATTGGGATTTTTTATACTTTTGGACCGGTTCCCATTTCAAGAATGCCATTAGGAGAACCTATTTCAGGTTTGACTATGGGGTTTGGTATCTTTTTTATTGCAGCCTTTGTGAATGTTGGAGAGCTTAGTTTATTAAGTTTAGTGTTTAAAGGCCAACTTTTTCTGTTAGAAGGAAATATGGTTTCTGTTCTGGTATTATTCTTTGTGTCGTTACCAACAGTATTCTTGATAGCCAATATTATGTTGGCGAATAATACCTGTGATTTAGAACAAGATATCCTTAATCACAGGTACACATTACCGTTTTACATTGGCAAAAAGCGAGCTGTCCAATTATTTAATGCGTTGGTCTACATGAGTTATGTAGTAATTGTTTTAGCTGTTTTAATGGGTTTGTTACATCCTATTTTATTGCTTTTATTAGTAACCCTTATACCTATGAAGAAAAACTTAGCTGCATACAACAACAAGCAAGTTAAGTCAGAAACATTTGTTATCGCTATAAAAAACATCATTTTATTTAGTGCCAGCGAAGTTGTGCTGTTAGCAATAAGTTTAGTATTTAAATAA
- a CDS encoding FAD:protein FMN transferase: MEKNNIVKVMISLLVVLFVLIGCGNKEDAKERALAKEPFERTEFLMGTVVKVTIYNQDKQEALDAAFNRIEELAGLITVDEGNGNSEIEKINEQAGIEPVKVSDDLYYLLQAAYDYSESTAGSFDLTVGPITELWHIGFDDARKPEQSEIDETLNLVEYSKVKFDDEAQTVYLPEEGMRLDLGAIAKGFITDEVVEMLKEHEVDTAIIDLGGNVYVMGDSARGEGAAWNVGIQDPFETRGTIIGSLALSDRSIVTSGIYERFLEVDGVNYHHLMNPETGYPFDNELAGVSVITKKSIDGDGLSTSLFSKGLKEGLEYVNTLEDVDAIFVTKDKEVYVSEGLKESFKLTNDAFTLK, from the coding sequence ATGGAAAAAAATAACATAGTGAAAGTAATGATCTCCCTACTAGTGGTATTATTCGTGCTTATTGGTTGTGGAAATAAGGAAGACGCAAAAGAGCGTGCGTTAGCTAAAGAACCCTTTGAACGAACTGAATTTTTGATGGGGACCGTTGTGAAAGTTACCATCTATAATCAAGACAAACAAGAAGCGTTAGATGCGGCTTTTAATCGAATTGAAGAGCTAGCGGGTTTGATTACGGTTGATGAGGGAAACGGAAATTCAGAAATTGAAAAAATTAATGAACAAGCCGGGATCGAACCGGTCAAAGTATCGGATGATTTATACTATTTATTGCAAGCGGCATATGATTATAGTGAAAGTACTGCAGGTAGTTTTGATTTAACAGTCGGACCCATTACAGAACTATGGCATATTGGTTTTGATGATGCTAGGAAACCAGAACAATCTGAAATTGATGAAACTTTGAACTTAGTAGAGTATTCAAAGGTGAAGTTTGATGATGAAGCTCAGACAGTCTATTTGCCAGAAGAAGGTATGCGTTTAGATTTAGGAGCGATTGCTAAAGGCTTTATCACTGATGAAGTGGTAGAGATGTTAAAAGAACACGAAGTAGATACTGCAATTATTGATTTAGGTGGAAACGTGTATGTTATGGGAGACAGTGCAAGAGGTGAAGGAGCAGCTTGGAATGTAGGGATTCAAGATCCGTTTGAAACACGTGGAACGATCATAGGATCTTTAGCCTTAAGTGACAGGTCAATCGTTACTTCAGGTATTTATGAACGGTTCCTTGAAGTTGACGGAGTGAATTACCATCACTTGATGAATCCAGAAACAGGGTATCCATTTGATAATGAGTTAGCAGGAGTTAGTGTAATCACTAAAAAATCGATTGATGGTGACGGACTATCGACTTCGCTTTTTTCTAAAGGATTAAAAGAGGGATTAGAATACGTGAATACATTAGAAGATGTTGATGCAATATTTGTAACAAAAGATAAAGAGGTTTATGTGTCAGAGGGGTTAAAAGAATCCTTTAAATTAACAAATGATGCATTTACATTAAAATAA
- a CDS encoding Gx transporter family protein, whose protein sequence is MTRNQKLVYIALLAAQAVILSLVERSIPFPFAFAPGAKLGIANLITIVAIFTLPLKDSFTVVWMRLIMTTLLGGTLSTFMYSCAGALLSYVGMLLVKQLGPKRVSIIGISATGGILHNVGQLAVASWIAQTWTVMLYLPILSFMGILSGIAIGIAANYLMTHVRTLKNFQQQTQQPTKKNRSNTTYANS, encoded by the coding sequence ATGACTAGAAATCAAAAACTTGTGTATATTGCATTATTGGCAGCTCAAGCTGTTATCTTAAGCTTAGTCGAACGAAGTATTCCCTTTCCTTTTGCCTTTGCTCCAGGTGCAAAACTTGGTATTGCTAACCTGATCACTATTGTCGCTATTTTCACTTTACCATTAAAGGATAGTTTCACAGTAGTGTGGATGAGACTTATTATGACCACTCTTTTAGGTGGTACACTGTCAACCTTTATGTACAGTTGTGCTGGAGCTTTACTCAGTTATGTTGGCATGTTACTAGTCAAACAACTTGGACCAAAACGCGTCAGTATCATCGGAATAAGTGCTACAGGAGGTATTTTGCATAATGTTGGTCAACTAGCTGTTGCAAGCTGGATTGCTCAAACATGGACGGTTATGCTGTACTTACCGATCCTATCTTTTATGGGAATTCTATCTGGTATCGCTATCGGTATTGCCGCTAATTATTTAATGACTCATGTACGTACCTTAAAAAACTTCCAACAG
- the nusG gene encoding transcription termination/antitermination protein NusG codes for MEEIESAKQWYVLHTYSGYENKVKQNIESRANSMGMGDYIFRVVIPEEEEKEVKNGKEKINMKKTFPGYVLVEMIMSDDSWYVVRNTPGVTGFVGSHGAGSKPAPLLNSEIEVILRRIGMSARHQEINFEVGETVTIIEGAFSGLTGKITEIEMEKAKLKVNVEMFGRETSTELDFEQADKL; via the coding sequence GTGGAAGAAATAGAAAGTGCGAAACAGTGGTATGTGCTACACACATATTCTGGATACGAAAATAAAGTGAAACAAAATATCGAGTCTAGAGCAAATAGTATGGGTATGGGGGATTATATTTTCCGAGTAGTTATCCCTGAAGAAGAAGAAAAAGAAGTGAAAAACGGTAAAGAAAAAATAAATATGAAAAAAACGTTTCCTGGATATGTTTTAGTTGAAATGATCATGTCTGATGATTCTTGGTACGTTGTTCGTAACACGCCAGGTGTGACTGGATTTGTTGGTTCTCATGGAGCAGGTAGTAAACCAGCACCACTTTTAAATTCTGAAATAGAAGTTATTTTACGTCGTATCGGAATGAGTGCTCGTCATCAAGAAATCAACTTTGAAGTTGGCGAAACCGTAACGATTATTGAAGGTGCATTTAGTGGACTTACAGGTAAAATTACTGAAATCGAAATGGAAAAAGCAAAACTTAAAGTGAATGTTGAAATGTTTGGTCGTGAAACAAGTACTGAATTAGACTTTGAGCAAGCAGATAAACTTTAA
- the secE gene encoding preprotein translocase subunit SecE, producing the protein MKKIKNFFGGVRQEIKTVTWPTGKELRKYTLTVFVVCLLFVLFFAVVDFGIGALLDLIL; encoded by the coding sequence ATGAAGAAAATAAAAAACTTTTTTGGCGGTGTACGTCAAGAAATCAAAACAGTCACATGGCCTACTGGTAAAGAACTTAGAAAATATACATTGACTGTTTTTGTCGTCTGTCTATTATTTGTTCTTTTCTTTGCGGTTGTTGACTTTGGGATAGGTGCACTCTTAGATTTGATTTTATAA
- the rpmG gene encoding 50S ribosomal protein L33: protein MSGKKTSLACSVCGSRNYSKKVNEGNRTERLEVKKFCKYCNQHTLHRETK from the coding sequence ATGAGTGGAAAAAAAACATCTTTAGCTTGTTCTGTTTGTGGGTCTAGAAATTATTCTAAAAAAGTAAATGAAGGAAATCGCACAGAACGCTTAGAAGTAAAAAAATTCTGTAAATACTGCAATCAACATACATTGCATCGTGAAACGAAGTAA
- a CDS encoding FMN-binding protein — MEFKTGLKLASVILASTFVLAACGSDDATSKESSAVVESEATSSESMSSTETVALQDGSYLLEEKNLDDNGWSVVFGMTVEGGQITESTYDYVNDAGELKTKDTEYQKAMKDKVGTGPAEYIPAYNQALVDAQDPSAVEVVSGATHSHELFVEYAQQLVDAAAEGKTETIEIDN; from the coding sequence ATGGAATTTAAAACCGGTTTGAAATTAGCGTCAGTTATTTTGGCTTCAACATTTGTACTAGCAGCATGTGGTTCTGACGATGCAACTAGTAAAGAAAGTTCAGCAGTTGTTGAATCAGAGGCAACAAGTTCTGAATCAATGAGTTCAACTGAAACTGTTGCCTTACAAGATGGAAGCTATCTATTAGAAGAAAAAAATCTTGACGATAATGGTTGGAGCGTTGTTTTTGGGATGACCGTTGAAGGCGGACAAATTACAGAATCTACTTATGATTATGTTAATGATGCTGGAGAGTTAAAAACGAAAGATACAGAATACCAAAAAGCTATGAAAGATAAAGTGGGAACTGGTCCTGCTGAATACATTCCAGCTTACAACCAAGCTTTAGTAGATGCACAAGATCCGTCAGCTGTAGAAGTCGTTTCAGGTGCAACTCATTCTCACGAATTATTTGTTGAATACGCACAACAGCTAGTTGATGCAGCAGCAGAAGGTAAAACAGAAACCATCGAAATTGATAACTAA
- a CDS encoding FAD-dependent oxidoreductase, whose protein sequence is MTQTNVVVVGAGFAGVAATKQLAKKLKKNKEVTITLIDRHSYLTYMTELHEVAGGRVEPEAIQYDLQRLFARKKNVNLVTDNVTAVDHDKKVVTTENGSYSYDYLVLGMGGEPNDFGTPGVKEHGFTLWSLEDAVRLRHHIETTVAAAAIEHDAEKRAAMMRFVICGSGFTGIEMVGELLDWKDVLAKEYKFDASEIELIVVEAAPTILNTLPRQDADKAEKFMTKKGIKIMKDSPIISVGAESVLLKSGEEIPTKTLVWTAGVKANTDTAEFGMEQARAGRLVANEFMEAKDLEDVYVIGDLVYYEEEEGKPTPQIVQAAEQTGHTAAVNVIAAIEGKEKHKFKSNYQGTMVSIGSKYGVAYLMDKFHLSGFIAMLMKHIVNLKYFFDIRSGYYMVQYLFHEFFHIKNQRNIFRGHLSRYGNVLWSVPLRVFYGSMWFIEGLKKAFGLFDSQSWFGDTVTLPFAWLQDVTSGASEVVEEAAEVAKPIFGLNYVYGEEPMMIFSKAPDWFNSIMEFMIPTPEVALFFQKFMTCVELAIGLALIAGLFTWLASAATVALVVSFALSGMFYWVNIWFVFVAIALMNGSGRAFGLDYYVIPWIQKVAGKWWYGTPRSLYK, encoded by the coding sequence ATGACTCAAACAAATGTAGTTGTTGTTGGTGCTGGTTTTGCAGGGGTTGCTGCTACAAAACAGCTCGCAAAAAAACTCAAAAAAAATAAAGAGGTAACGATTACGTTAATCGATCGCCACTCTTACCTTACTTATATGACAGAGTTACACGAAGTAGCAGGAGGACGTGTTGAACCTGAAGCTATCCAATATGATTTACAACGATTATTTGCTCGTAAAAAAAATGTTAACTTAGTAACGGATAATGTTACAGCAGTTGATCATGATAAAAAAGTGGTAACAACTGAAAATGGATCTTATTCTTATGACTATTTAGTTTTAGGTATGGGTGGAGAACCAAACGACTTCGGAACACCTGGAGTTAAAGAACATGGATTCACTCTTTGGTCTTTAGAAGATGCCGTTCGTCTACGCCACCACATTGAAACAACTGTTGCAGCTGCAGCTATTGAACACGATGCTGAAAAACGTGCCGCTATGATGCGCTTTGTAATTTGTGGTTCTGGATTTACAGGTATCGAAATGGTCGGCGAACTGCTAGATTGGAAAGATGTTTTAGCTAAAGAGTACAAATTTGACGCTTCAGAGATCGAACTAATCGTTGTTGAAGCTGCTCCAACTATCTTAAATACCCTTCCTCGTCAAGATGCAGATAAAGCTGAAAAATTCATGACGAAAAAAGGCATCAAAATTATGAAAGATTCTCCAATCATTAGTGTTGGAGCTGAATCCGTTTTATTGAAATCTGGTGAAGAGATCCCTACTAAAACATTAGTATGGACTGCAGGTGTTAAAGCTAATACTGATACAGCAGAATTTGGAATGGAACAAGCTCGTGCTGGACGGTTAGTTGCGAACGAGTTCATGGAAGCTAAAGATTTAGAAGATGTTTATGTCATTGGCGATCTTGTCTACTATGAGGAAGAAGAAGGAAAACCGACTCCTCAAATCGTACAAGCTGCTGAACAAACTGGACATACTGCTGCTGTTAACGTTATTGCAGCTATTGAAGGAAAAGAAAAACACAAATTTAAATCAAATTACCAAGGAACAATGGTTTCTATCGGTTCAAAATATGGTGTTGCTTACTTGATGGATAAATTCCATCTTAGCGGATTTATTGCTATGTTGATGAAACACATTGTTAACTTAAAATACTTCTTTGACATTCGTTCTGGTTACTACATGGTACAATACCTATTCCATGAATTCTTCCATATTAAAAATCAAAGAAATATTTTCCGCGGTCACCTTTCTCGTTACGGGAATGTTTTATGGAGTGTCCCTTTAAGAGTCTTTTACGGTAGCATGTGGTTTATTGAAGGTTTGAAAAAAGCCTTTGGTTTATTCGATTCTCAAAGTTGGTTTGGCGATACCGTTACTTTGCCATTCGCATGGTTACAAGATGTTACTAGTGGAGCTTCAGAAGTTGTTGAAGAAGCTGCTGAAGTTGCTAAACCGATCTTTGGTTTAAACTATGTCTATGGCGAAGAACCTATGATGATTTTTTCTAAGGCTCCTGATTGGTTTAACAGCATCATGGAATTTATGATTCCAACTCCTGAAGTGGCTTTGTTCTTCCAAAAATTCATGACTTGCGTGGAACTTGCGATAGGATTAGCTTTAATTGCTGGACTATTCACTTGGTTGGCTAGTGCAGCTACCGTTGCTTTAGTTGTCAGCTTTGCTTTATCTGGTATGTTCTACTGGGTTAACATTTGGTTCGTATTTGTAGCTATCGCTTTGATGAATGGTTCTGGTCGTGCCTTTGGTTTAGACTACTATGTGATTCCATGGATTCAAAAAGTAGCTGGCAAATGGTGGTATGGTACACCAAGATCCCTATATAAATAA
- a CDS encoding glycine betaine ABC transporter substrate-binding protein has protein sequence MINVKSIGIILGLSTALMLGGCADGKETENSTNETVSEQVNYTVTGIEPGAGITEMAHQTLEGYENLEGWELEESSTGGMLTLLDQAISNEEPIIFTGWAPHWMFSEYDLKYLEDPEKTMGDIESIHTIARLDFEAEMPNAYKILDAFQWEVEDMEAVMFEAQDSSFEESAANWIEANKDKVDMWLEGTEKVDGKEIELVSTPWDTERASSLVVKAVLEQQGYEVTVTDVDPAVLFEAIANGSADVSLAPWLPTTHASFYEKHQDSIVDLGENLTGAKNGLVVPSYMDIDSIEELEPKE, from the coding sequence ATGATAAACGTAAAATCTATTGGAATCATTCTGGGATTATCTACTGCTTTAATGCTAGGTGGATGTGCAGATGGTAAAGAGACAGAAAATAGTACTAATGAAACGGTAAGCGAACAGGTGAACTATACCGTTACGGGCATTGAACCTGGAGCGGGAATAACTGAAATGGCACATCAGACTTTAGAGGGTTATGAAAACCTAGAAGGTTGGGAACTTGAAGAAAGTTCAACTGGTGGTATGCTAACATTGTTGGATCAAGCCATCTCTAATGAAGAACCTATTATTTTTACAGGCTGGGCTCCACATTGGATGTTTTCAGAATATGATTTAAAATACTTAGAAGATCCAGAAAAAACCATGGGGGACATTGAGAGTATCCATACTATTGCAAGATTGGATTTTGAAGCAGAAATGCCCAATGCCTATAAAATTCTTGATGCTTTCCAATGGGAAGTAGAAGATATGGAAGCTGTAATGTTTGAAGCGCAAGACAGCTCTTTTGAAGAGTCTGCGGCGAATTGGATCGAAGCGAATAAAGATAAAGTGGATATGTGGTTGGAAGGCACTGAAAAAGTAGATGGGAAAGAAATCGAACTTGTGTCAACACCGTGGGATACTGAAAGAGCGTCTAGTCTTGTGGTAAAAGCTGTACTAGAGCAACAAGGCTATGAAGTTACCGTAACAGATGTTGATCCTGCAGTTTTGTTTGAAGCAATTGCAAATGGATCAGCAGATGTATCGCTTGCGCCATGGTTGCCAACAACACATGCTTCTTTTTATGAAAAGCACCAGGATAGTATCGTTGATTTAGGTGAGAATTTAACCGGTGCTAAAAATGGGTTAGTTGTTCCTAGTTATATGGATATTGACTCTATTGAAGAATTAGAACCAAAAGAATAG